In the Halichoerus grypus chromosome 4, mHalGry1.hap1.1, whole genome shotgun sequence genome, one interval contains:
- the AKAP11 gene encoding A-kinase anchor protein 11 isoform X1 gives MATFQTLRNSHMKTRASVRKSFSEDVFQSVKSLLQSEKELCSISAEDCLKQDEHANLTEVTFLGFNEETDAAHIQDLAAVSLELPDLLNSLHFCSLNENEIICMKDISKSSDTNSGPLNQSQHSGMLCVMRVSPTLPRLRIDFIFSLLSKYATGIRYTLDTYLHQKRQLETAKEDDDDTNQSVSSIEDDFVTAFEHLEEEETSKPYNDGITITALKSQCDAASQTSSGHHLETHDLRILVSSGRQKSLAKPSTSLINMLGHKELPSVKTSVTTLISEPWIQKSFYRSSNASDKGSDAQKTFFSSSPAYSSESECSSPSPVIFLDEEGYQKSLKAKLELPKIPVMKDDIEDSDSEVSEFFDSFDQFDELEQTLETSCPFSKDPVLGKTSQKKGHKHEKSCSVTTTMNPQKFKFDRPALPANVRKPTPRKPESPYSNLCDAPDSPRPVKASGEDSGLFSPIRSSAFSPLGGCTPAECFCQTDIGGDRSHENHDSIYYTFEDYAHSISCEVLGSVLHAQPTNVTSNMNSIKKGENKTIALKSENLDQKSKSKNKSLMIKDSIQKFASDLVEKSFGSAFKDLQKGMSSCTNALCHLAIKLTTSVFQIAFNELRRQCAFSLRERAISGLANFLVSEALANALQDLQYVKKQIFTNTVARFAADLAEELVFEGIMEVCQFSYPPTPASPQCWSSDCEDRVVKSYAKDLSESVIQEAFIELSQVDVTFTTKAAVSVSTDNIKCASTENLVPSTQTSMSSPAFNSQTVTATRPMQDYKKEYTVQQALFCTSGVVTSIPVPLAGSALLPYHISSNIYPAKSHRSSDDTNLNGDSTQTRVTTKNREEEVACLRNICLPSDHNPGNQKDFKPTNEDIEMQSSSKLTSDPVIISNFSAAVVHTIVNETLESMTSLKGTKTADEHADWVTATVKGKPLPFHCGQATLQQSEASSKDLFADQLSKSIIKHSIDKSKSAIPNVDKNAEPKEGLPGSREESHLTLEKFPKFLDAQDHLTHCSLSAGKDCVPECKGSSVHGSSLETLPPCSTAAGQKPDLKEVAKDKFVKKHNVNNTALEPLSFGQEHPFPHSHTYPSTVLPCVDGLHVEDKQKIRDGNVIPDTPPSTPLVPSQASSEWDIKKLTKKLKGELAKEFAPATPPSTPHNSSVGSLSENEQNTIEKEEFMLKLMRSLSEEVESSEDEEHPEVDVKPEHSGKKVKFAESLATHIISLATEMAASHLDNKVIQEPKAKSPCLNAQNQRSVSPTVLNCSEENLQTLRNFAGDLAAEVLTEAEKIAKVRSCVLFRQRKNSCYADGGRDDRSEEKLDGEAVAHSRELEPFILSLPPSSCMSGLTYKYPSCESVTDEYAGHIIQVLKQEGGNSELIMDQYANRLAYRSVKSGLQEAAKTAKMKCSSKMFPMQSSQVKTKNELFKFLNKEHHQEVDKERQSKRNGAYLCKNQTCEWTRDTYKNECSELCSFSSSLAHSITRDVTKELTASAGGLPKSLTDSCLYEKPGCDEDTKSHIEPEFLQSLQPSSQSHRIYHSTGSLNGSAFGENVVQAIEQYAKKVVDDTLELSLGSAVFHVSESTKAADRVTHGQKLSPIISQACRYCGHKELHDCTGNSSLHVSRQDSLASRKPVSNSKLSNVYQESRIFHLDVPQIHVGLDKKTVLAEKIVAEAIEKAEREVSHTSLAADSGIGQDGVSFAESLTTEIMTSAMTNVGRAVSSPKEIEDFQSTESFGSQQMNLSIGDDSTGSWSNLSFEDEHQDESSSFHHLSESNGNSSSWSSLGLEGDLYEDNLSFPTSDSDGPDDKDEDHEDDGEGLGQDRKILLITNIDMEPCTVDPQLRIILQWLVASEAEVAELYLHDSAKKEFIQLSRRLQGRGRKVGDILQAVLRYYEVREKPAAPESCKSLFDWLLENA, from the exons agCTTCAGTGAAGATGTGTTCCAGTCTGTCAAGTCTTTATTACAGAGTGAGAAGGAACTATGCAGTATATCAGCAGAGGATTGTTTAAAGCAGGACGAACATGCCAATTTGACTGAG GTCACATTTCTAGGTTTTAATGAAGAAACAGATGCTGCTCATATACAG GATTTAGCTGCAGTTTCTTTGGAACTTCCAGATCTTCTGAATTCACTGCACTTCTGCAgtctaaatgaaaatgaaattatttgtatGAAGGATATAAGTAAATCATCAGATACAAACAGTGGTCCTCTAAATCAG AGTCAGCATTCTGGAATGCTCTGTGTCATGAGAGTGTCACCTACATTACCAAGACTCAGAATTGATTTTATCTTTAGTCTCCTAAGTAAATATGCTACTGGTATAAGATATACCCTGGACACATACTTGCATCAGAAGCGCCAACTTGAGACTGCTaaggaagatgatgatgataccaACCAGTCCGTGTCTTCCATAGAGgatgactttgtcactgcttttgAGCACTTAGAGGAAGAAGAGACCTCAAAGCCATATAATGATG GAATAACTATTACTGCACTAAAGAGCCAGTGTGATGCTGCTTCTCAGACTTCTTCTGGTCACCATTTAGAAACCCATGATTTAAGGATTCTGGTTAGCTCTGGGAGGCAGAAGTCATTGGCTAAACCTTCAACTTCCTTAATAAATATGCTGGGACATAAAGAACTACCTTCTGTGAAAACTTCAGTCACCACATTAATTTCTGAGCCTTGGATCCAAAAGAGTTTCTACAGGTCATCTAATGCTTCAGATAAAGGTAGTGATGCACAGAAAacgtttttttcttcttctcctgcctACTCCTCTGAATCCGAATGCTCCAGTCCAAGTCCTGTTATTTTCTTGGATGAAGAGGGTTATcagaaaagtttaaaagcaaAACTTGAGTTACCTAAAATTCCTGTGATGAAAGATGATATAGAGGATTCAGACTCAGAAGTAAGTGAATTTTTTGATAGTTTTGATCAGTTTGATGAACTAGAGCAAACTTTAGAGACTTCTTGTCCATTTTCAAAAGATCCTGTCCTAGGAAAGACATCACAAAAGAAAGGACACAAACATGAAAAATCTTGTTCTGTAACCACTACTATGAATCCTCAAAAATTCAAGTTTGATCGTCCAGCTCTCCCAGCTAATGTTAGAAAGCCGACTCCTCGTAAACCAGAATCCCCTTACAGTAACCTGTGTGATGCTCCAGATTCACCTCGCCCGGTGAAGGCGTCAGGGGAAGACAGCGGTTTGTTTAGCCCTATTCGATCCTCTGCCTTTAGTCCTCTTGGAGGCTGTACTCCTGCTGAATGTTTTTGCCAAACAGATATTGGTGGAGATAGGAGTCATGAAAATCATGATTCTATTTATTACACCTTTGAGGATTATGCCCATAGCATTTCATGTGAGGTACTGGGCTCTGTTCTTCATGCCCAACCCACTAATGTAACCTCAAACATGAACAGtattaaaaagggagaaaataaaaccatagcTCTTAAGAGTGAAAACCTTGATCaaaaaagtaaatctaaaaataaatccttGATGATTAAAGATAGCATTCAGAAATTTGCATCAGATCTTGTGGAAAAGAGTTTTGGCAGTGCATTTAAAGACTTACAGAAAGGAATGTCTTCATGTACCAATGCACTGTGTCACTTAGCCATCAAATTGACAACCTCCGTTTTTCAGATAGCATTTAATGAACTGAGAAGGCAGTGTGCATTTTCGCTGAGAGAACGTGCCATTAGCGGTCTGGCTAACTTTTTGGTGAGTGAAGCTTTAGCAAATGCTTTACAGGATTTACAGTATGTAAAGAAGCAGATATTCACAAACACAGTTGCTAGGTTTGCTGCAGATCTTGCTGAAGAGCTTGTTTTTGAAGGCATCATGGAAGTGTGTCAGTTTTCCTATCCTCCAACACCCGCATCTCCACAGTGTTGGTCGTCGGACTGTGAAGACAGAGTGGTAAAGTCCTATGCAAAAGACTTATCTGAGTCTGTAATACAGGAAGCGTTTATTGAGCTTTCGCAGGTCGATGTGACCTTCACAACCAAGGCAGCAGTGAGTGTTTCTACAGATAACATAAAGTGTGCGAGCACGGAAAATTTAGTGCCATCGACACAGACCTCCATGTCTTCTCCTGCTTTTAACAGTCAGACCGTTACGGCGACCAGACCCATGCAGGACTATAAAAAGGAGTACACAGTCCAGCAGGCCTTGTTTTGTACTTCTGGAGTTGTTACTTCTATACCAGTGCCCTTGGCAGGAAGTGCCCTTCTCCCATATCACATTTCATCTAACATATATCCGGCAAAGTCTCATCGGTCGTCTGATGATACTAATTTGAATGGTGATTCTACCCAGACACGTGTTACCacaaaaaacagagaagaggaagTGGCGTGtctcagaaatatttgtttaccCTCAGACCACAATCCAGGTAACCAGAAAGATTTTAAACCAACAAATGAGGACATCGAAATGCAGAGCTCTTCAAAACTAACAAGCGATCCTGTGATTATTAGCAACTTTTCTGCAGCAGTGGTGCATACGATTGTAAATGAAACGTTAGAGTCAATGACATCCCTCAAAGGTACAAAAACAGCCGATGAACACGCAGATTGGGTAACTGCAACAGTAAAGGGAAAGCCCCTTCCTTTCCACTGCGGTCAAGCAACACTGCAACAGAGTGAAGCTAGCAGTAAGGACCTGTTTGCTGATCAGTTATCAAAATCTATTATTAAACATTCCATAGATAAAAGCAAATCAGCGATCCCAAATGTAGATAAAAATGCCGAACCCAAGGAAGGCTTGCCTGGTTCCAGAGAAGAGTCACACTTGACCTTGGAAAAGTTCCCCAAATTTCTTGATGCTCAAGATCACTTAACCCACTGTTCACTTTCAGCAGGAAAGGATTGTGTTCCAGAATGTAAAGGTTCATCGGTTCACGGCTCTTCTCTAGAGACGCTACCACCTTGTTCAACAGCTGCAGGTCAGAAACCTGATTTGAAGGAAGTTGCTAAAGACAAATTTGTGAAAAAGCATAATGTGAATAATACAGCACTTGAGCCCTTGTCTTTCGGGCAAGAACATCCTTTTCCTCATTCACATACTTACCCATCCACAGTGCTTCCATGTGTAGATGGTTTGCATgtggaagataaacagaaaattagaGACGGAAATGTAATACCTGATactcctccctccactcctctggTACCGTCCCAGGCTAGTTCGGAATGGGATATCAAGAAGTTAACCAAAAAACTCAAGGGGGAATTAGCAAAAGAATTTGCACCTGCTACACCTCCCTCTACACCTCACAACTCATCTGTGGGTAGTTTgtctgaaaatgaacaaaatacgatagaaaaagaagagttcATGTTGAAACTCATGCGATCTCTTTCAGAAGAAGTTGAAAGTAGTGAAGATGAAGAGCATCCGGAAGTGGATGTGAAGCCTGAGCACTCAGGGAAGAAAGTTAAGTTTGCAGAATCATTAGCTACCCACATCATCTCTCTCGCAACAGAAATGGCAGCTTCCCACCTAGATAATAAAGTCATTCAAGAACCCAAGGCGAAAAGCCCTTGCTTAAACGCACAAAATCAAAGAAGTGTGTCACCTACTGTTTTAAATTGCTCAGAGGAAAATTTACAAACATTACGCAATTTTGCAGGTGATCTGGCCGCCGAAGTCCTTACGGAAGCTGAGAAAATAGCAAAAGTTAGAAGTTGTGTGCTTTTCAGGCAAAGAAAGAACAGTTGTTACGCTGATGGGGGCCGAGATGATAGATCAGAAGAGAAGTTGGATGGAGAGGCTGTAGCCCACTCAAGAGAACTAgagccattcattctttcattaccACCAAGTTCTTGTATGTCTGGTCTGACCTACAAGTATCCCAGCTGTGAAAGCGTGACAGACGAGTACGCGGGTCACATTATCCAAGTGCTAAAACAGGAGGGCGGCAATAGTGAGTTAATAATGGACCAGTATGCCAATAGACTTGCTTATCGATCTGTTAAATCAGGATTACAAGAAGCCGCTAAGACCGCCAAAATGAAGTGCAGCTCAAAAATGTTCCCCATGCAAAGCTCACAGGTAAAAACCAAGAATGAACTGTTCAAGTTCTTAAACAAAGAACACCACCAAGAAGTAGATAAAGAACGACAAAGTAAAAGAAACGGAGCTTACCTTTGTAAAAATCAAACTTGTGAATGGACACGGGATACATATAAAAATGAGTGCTCTGAACTGTGTAGTTTTTCAAGCTCTCTTGCTCACAGCATAACAAGAGATGTTACAAAAGAGCTGACAGCATCTGCAGGTGGCTTGCCAAAATCCTTAACAGATTCTTGCCTTTATGAAAAGCCTGGATGTGATGAAGATACCAAGTCTCACATCGAGCCAGAATTTCTTCAGTCTCTTCAACCTTCCTCACAAAGTCACAGAATTTACCACAGTACGGGCAGCTTAAATGGGTCTGCTTTTGGAGAGAATGTCGTTCAAGCTATAGAGCAGTATGCTAAGAAAGTAGTGGATGACACTTTAGAGCTAAGTTTAGGATCAGCAGTTTTCCATGTGTCTGAGTCCACGAAAGCAGCCGATAGGGTCACTCATGGGCAAAAGTTGTCACCTATTATAAGCCAAGCTTGCAGATACTGTGGCCATAAAGAACTGCACGATTGCACTGGAAATTCATCTCTGCATGTTTCCAGACAGGATTCACTTGCTAGTAGGAAGCCAGTTTCTAATTCAAAACTTAGCAATGTCTATCAGGAATCTAGAATTTTTCATCTTGATGTCCCACAAATTCATGTTGGTCTCGATAAGAAGACGGTGCTTGCTGAGAAGATAGTTGCTGAAGCTATtgaaaaagcagagagagaggtgagCCATACCAGCTTGGCGGCTGATAGCGGAATTGGACAAGATGGCGTTAGCTTTGCTGAGAGCCTTACCACAGAAATAATGACGTCAGCAATGACGAATGTTGGACGTGCGGTTAGCAG tccaaaagaaatagaagactttCAGTCAACTGAGTCTTTTGGCAGCCAGCAGATGAATCTCAGTATTGGTGATGACAGCACTGGTAGCTGGTCCAATTTAAGTTTTGAAGATGAACACCAGGATGAAAGTAGCAGTTTTCATCACCTAAGTGAAAG TAATGGTAACAGCAGTAGCTGGAGCAGTCTTGGTTTAGAAGGAGATTTGTATGAGGACAATTTATCCTTTCCAACATCAGACAG TGATGGGCCAGATGATAAAGATGAAGATCATGAGGATGATGGAGAAG gTTTGGGGCAAGACAGAAAGATTCTGCTCATTACAAATATCGACATGGAGCCGTGCACAGTAGACCCCCAGCTAAGGATTATTCTTCAGTGGCTCGTTGCTTCTGAGGCCGAAGTGGCAGAACTTTATCTTCATGACTCTGCAAAGAAGGAATTCATACAA CTCTCCCGACGGTTACAAGGAAGGGGACGGAAGGTGGGGGACATCCTGCAGGCTGTGCTGCGGTACTATGAAGTGCGGGAGAAGCCGGCCGCCCCCGAGAGCTGCAAGTCCCTGTTCGACTGGCTCCTGGAAAACGCGTAG